One Pseudonocardia sediminis DNA window includes the following coding sequences:
- a CDS encoding TetR/AcrR family transcriptional regulator: protein MGEADGAAVPMTRGARTRQRREEIVAAAARTFAEQGYAAVGMREIADAVGVRGASLYHHFASKEEILYAVCLTVTREPNEENLPLLDAAGTPSQRLAALVDGHLRHLHRRRTEHVVGLHELAALTPGHRTEIDGYRRYYQRRVRDVITAGMRSGEFTVPDARLAAFAVLDMLNGLSNWFRPDRDLDLDAVVSGYVDLVVVRMLGAAHCASPQAPRP from the coding sequence GTGGGTGAGGCGGACGGCGCCGCCGTGCCGATGACCCGGGGCGCGCGGACGCGGCAGCGGCGTGAGGAGATCGTCGCCGCGGCCGCGCGGACGTTCGCCGAGCAGGGCTACGCCGCGGTCGGGATGCGCGAGATCGCCGACGCCGTCGGGGTGCGCGGGGCGAGCCTCTACCACCACTTCGCGTCCAAGGAGGAGATCCTCTACGCGGTCTGCCTGACCGTGACCCGGGAGCCGAACGAGGAGAACCTGCCGCTGCTCGACGCCGCCGGCACCCCGTCGCAGCGGCTCGCCGCCCTCGTCGACGGGCACCTGCGCCACCTGCACCGCCGCCGCACCGAGCACGTCGTCGGACTGCACGAGCTGGCCGCGCTGACACCCGGGCACCGGACCGAGATCGACGGCTACCGGCGCTACTACCAACGCCGCGTCCGGGACGTGATCACCGCCGGGATGCGGTCCGGGGAGTTCACGGTCCCGGACGCCCGGCTGGCCGCGTTCGCGGTGCTGGACATGCTCAACGGGCTGAGCAACTGGTTCCGCCCGGACCGCGACCTCGATCTCGACGCCGTCGTCTCCGGCTACGTCGACCTGGTCGTGGTGCGGATGCTCGGCGCCGCCCATTGCGCTTCCCCACAGGCCCCACGACCATGA
- a CDS encoding ankyrin repeat domain-containing protein, protein MNVEDELTIEVVTAIRDGDVEELRALLEECPWLANVWIDDDEPTGTARSLLHVLTDWPGHCPRGAETVAALVEAGSVVDVRFRGAHSETPLHWAASCDDVDVIDALLDAGADIEISGAILGGGSPLADACGFKQWKAAHRLIERGARTSLFDAATLGLTDRVRTVCESDPAPGADEVTAAFWGACHGGRRESAQYLLARGADPNWLPPWERTTALDAAVRDESEDLVTWLREQGALSATDIPAGP, encoded by the coding sequence ATGAACGTCGAGGACGAGCTCACCATCGAGGTCGTCACGGCCATCCGCGACGGTGACGTCGAGGAGCTGCGCGCGCTGCTCGAGGAGTGTCCGTGGCTGGCGAACGTGTGGATCGACGACGACGAGCCGACCGGCACCGCCCGCTCACTGCTGCACGTCCTCACCGACTGGCCCGGGCACTGCCCGCGCGGTGCCGAGACGGTCGCCGCGCTGGTCGAGGCGGGGTCGGTCGTCGACGTCCGGTTCCGCGGCGCGCACTCCGAGACACCCCTGCACTGGGCCGCGAGCTGCGACGACGTCGACGTGATCGACGCCCTGCTCGACGCCGGCGCCGACATCGAGATCTCCGGGGCGATCCTCGGCGGCGGGTCGCCGCTGGCCGACGCGTGCGGGTTCAAGCAGTGGAAGGCCGCACACCGGCTGATCGAGCGCGGGGCGCGGACGTCGCTGTTCGACGCCGCGACGCTCGGGCTGACCGACCGGGTCAGGACGGTGTGCGAGTCCGACCCGGCTCCCGGCGCCGACGAGGTGACGGCCGCGTTCTGGGGCGCCTGCCACGGTGGGCGCCGCGAGAGCGCGCAGTACCTGCTCGCCCGGGGCGCCGACCCGAACTGGCTCCCGCCGTGGGAACGGACCACGGCACTCGACGCCGCCGTCCGCGACGAGTCCGAGGACCTCGTGACCTGGCTGCGTGAGCAGGGCGCCCTCAGCGCGACCGACATCCCGGCCGGCCCGTAG